Part of the Camelus bactrianus isolate YW-2024 breed Bactrian camel chromosome 6, ASM4877302v1, whole genome shotgun sequence genome, ATCCTAGTGTACACCCCTTGTCCTGCACCCCTTATGGTAATTGCTCACATCCGAGCCTCTCTTACCTGCCCCCATCCCTCAGCCACACAGCCACACACTCCAACCCTCAGGAGGATGTGGATTGGTCAGACTCACTTTTCTGCCATCTCATAGAAGGTCATCCGGTCAAAGTTGCTGGTCCGCTCCCACTCCTGCACAGCCCTTGGCAGTCCCTCCTCCAGGGTCATCGTGGGCTTCCGCCGGGCCAGGGAACGAAGCACTGGGCTAAAACCCCCACAGGGTGAGTCACATTCTACAGGTGTACCCCCCCCCCAACTTGTTCTGACACCCACCTCAATGCACAACCCCTGCCCCACATCAGATCAAACATGCCCCACAGTCACACCCCACTTCTGATTAGACTTCCAGACCCCCAACCTCCCAGCTATTCATTCACCATACTGGCCTTTCTTCCCACTGAAATGTACAAACCTAACACAAAATCAAACAGATTCTTCTTCCTACCTTCTAAGCTCAACTAGTCTTAATTCTCACAGTGCTATATCCTCAACAAAACAAGAAAGCACTCCTGTTATTTTGGGATTCATTGTAAAGTAGGCTTAACCCTGCTCAAAGGctcttgcatttaaaaaaaaaaaaaaggcactcaCTATCTGAAATGAATCTCTAATTAAAGGTTGGGTGGTGTTTTGATTTGTTGGTTTTTGTTGGGTGGTGTTTTGATTTGTTGGTTTTtaagtggttttgttttgtttgtttgtttttgtttgtttgccccTGGGATACCTTTCACAGTCAAATATCAATACTCTTTAAGCCCTTTGTGATTCAGTTTTGCCCTTCTAACTTCCCAGGAGTCCTCAGTCATTATTGGGcctagaatcacctggggaagaTTGTTATAAACATGGATTCTAGTGCCCCAGAATCGCAGTATTGAGCATTTTACCAGCCTCCCTGGTGACAGGCAGAGGGTCTGATCTGAGGTTTACGGGAGACCCTGCTCAGAGCCCCTGGACGTAGAGTGCAGAAATAGGCCAGGAGTTAGAAATTCAGCTTGCCAGCCTCcaagagagaactcagagctgtcTGGAGAAAGCAGGGAGTCAGTACCAGGATCCACACCGAGGACTTTGGGGAGCCTTTTGATTTACTCACTCCTGAGTCAGGGTCGAAAGGGAGATTCTTTAGCAGTTCAGCCACTGGAGGAacaacatgtatatatttttttaagttcaggaAAATGCAGCATGTGTTAGATGGTGGTTTACGCAAAATGATAGTACAGTGCAGTTAAGAGAGGCAGCGGGTCTGAGTGGGAAGAAGATAAAATTCCCCAGACGCCTAAGGACTTTGCTTAATAAACATAACAGCCCATGACCCTGGGCGCCCTGACCAATCATCCACTCACACAGACATTTTGGCCTTTGTGAGTCCTTTTCCTCTTCTAGATTGCCTTTTTATAATAACAATAGCGATAGCAGCTGCCATTTAATGAGGCATTCTCCACGCCAGGCACTCTGCTGAGCCCTTCACATGACCTCATTTCATCTTCTCAGCAACCCTCTGAGGTAGGTACAATCATCCCCTTTCTAGATGGGAAGAACGAGGGCAACGATACTCAGTGCCCAGGCCCCAGATGACAAATCCAGTGAGTGGTGGGGACTTGACCACTAAGCGAGCTCTACCACCTCCCTATTTCAACCTGAATGCTCCTGAATAAAGCAggggcagtgtgtgtgtggtggggggagcacACACAAGCTCCCCTCCCACAGGAACGGGTCCAGGCCCCAAGCTCCTCATCCTGGCCCGTTTGGACGGCTCAACTCCAAGTCAGAAGGCGGTAAAACAGAACCCGAGGGCCCTGGCATTTGGTATCGGAGACCCAAGCTCCAGCCACTGCTCCTCACTGTATGACAgggaacctctctgagcttcagttttctcatccataaatgAGGATTGCCATAAAAATGCTCGCCTGAACTCACAGGGTTGGGAGGATCACTCAGAAGACACTGGAAAGCTTGTTATAATCTGGCAAGTGGGTCAAGAGGCTTATTATCtttgttattgttactattattttcgTTCTCATGGCATCTCCATCTCTGTCATGACCTGCTCCCAGGCATTCCTGAATAGCCTAACCTCGTTTGTCCATCCCCAAATCCTCCTATTTAAAAGCCTCTAGCATAATTAATCTCAGGTCTCCCCACTTACATAAGGAAGCAGGAAAGGGCCTCTGCATCAGGGCTTTGGGGTAAGTGCCTCCGTGCCAAGGCTTTGTAGTGCTGCCAGCGTCGGAAGTTCTCATAAACACCCTTGGAGGCATAGGAGAGGTCACCCAGGGAGGGCTGGGATCGGGCGGCTGCAGGACCTCCTTCCTCAGGTGCCCCATGTGGCCCTGGCCAAGCCTTTTCCGGGGGTGCAGTGGGGGCCAGTTGGGCAGCCGGCGGTGGAGCCTGAGCAGGAAGACCTGGGAGGCCCTCCGGGGTCACCCCAACAGCCTGAGCGGGCAGAAGGGTCTTCACGTTAGAGGCTGTCAGGAATCCAGGGGCAGGACCCTCGGGGCCCCCGCAGGGAGCGCTGGAGGCAATCCAATTGAGGGCCGTCTGAGTGAGGATAAAGTTCTGAGTTTGAGAGGACTCAGCTGGCCCCGCTTCCGTCTTGACTTTGACGATGACCTtgccagctccagctccagctccactgGGGCCAGGGCCGCCATCTCCTGTCACCAACAATGGGCTGGGAAAAGCAGAGAGCACCAGAGGGTTGCCTGGAGAAAAGGCTAAAGGTGCGGGGGCCCGCGAGGGCAGCCCCCAGGGTGGCTGGGCAGGTGGGCCGGGGGCAGACTGGGGGAAGGGAAGTGCAGCGAAGGGAGCCAGGGCAGCTCCAGGTTTCACGGTTATGTCTGGTCCTGCCAGTGGAGCCGCTGtggagacaaaggaaaaggaggaatggAGGGGGAGAAAAACGAGCCAGAACTTAGGGCATCTGAGTTCCACTCTAGTCCCTGAAGAATCAGAGCACTGATTCTCAACAGGTGAGGCAGGGGATACAAAGGGGGAACTTGGATAGTTTGCAAATGTCCCCCAAGTGTTTTAGatgtccctgcctccctgctgagAATGACCGCACTAGAGAAGCTGCAGTGGCCCTTGGAcccacacacacgctcacaccccCTGACACATGCCACCCAGCATAACGGGTACATCTTTTATTCCCATCCATTCCATTCTCAAACCATCTGAACCCTGCTCCCAGCTGCTCTGTGGTCCCTGCCACCACTCACAGAAGCACTGTTCCCAGGAGAGGATGTGTGGGTTAGATGTTTGCTTCCCAGAAATTTTGTTATATAACAGCCAGGAATGACTACAGATAAGGACCAGGAAATGGGTAAGGGGAGGGCGGCTTGGGGACGGAGGTTTCCAGAGCTTTAAGTCGCTGCTGCACAAGTTAAAATTTTATCTGTGGTCCTTCTGCTTGGCGCTTCTCATGTCAGAAATTTAGGGTCCACTTTTGAACAAGGCACAGACAGTTAAGTCTGGAACACAGTTCCTACTGAGAGCAGGGGTGCTGTGGACTCCAGTCAAAGAGACAAGGATAAATACATAAAACGTGTACTTAATTAGTCAGGACATGTCTCCTAGAACTTTGCATAATAATAGTAGATCGTCTGCCTAATTTCATGCTACCCTCCTCCCCCCTAATAAAGAATATTCCACTGGCAAGCTAACAACACTCAGCTTCCACTTCTTGACATGAAGGAGGTGTGAAATAGGAGTAACTCTTCACCTCCACCACAGAGCAGGGGGCCAGGAATATTCCTACAAGTACGGAACACAAAGAAGTGGGTCTGATGGCATGAGTTCCACAAAAGGTAGAAAAACAGCATCTCAGGGAAGCCCCAGTCCTCATCCCTGCTGGAGTGACCCAGTTCCCCTGGTCTGGAGGAACCAAGGAAAACTGCTCCCTGAACTAAAAGAGAAGCCATCTCGGGCTGGAAGGAGCCAGGAGGCTCTGAGCAGAGGCAATTAAAGCACCTTCTCGCCTAGCCTCCGGGAGGACATTTCTTTAGACTTGGCCACAGAGGACCCCCCCCACCGAACAGTTTTCCAGCTAAGGCTTCCACTCCCCTGCACCCCGCAATAAGATCAAGAGTGACCCCAGCTCAGTTCTCTCAGGGCAAAATTCAAGAGCAGGCTCCAACTGCCTAAAGACACCAGAATGTGGGCCTTCCCTTTGAAACCGACTGTGTCCCTCCTACCACACAGACCCCTGCCCAGGCCACACAAGCACACACTAAAGGGGTCCCTCTTCCAGAGAAGTAAGTGGCTAACTGCCATCCCTTCTATATCTACTCAGCATCTTCCTCTGAGGCGCTTTGATCTGCCACCCAGGGGgccctcttcctccctcaccccccagcCTTCATGGCTGagtctccctccccagcctccctatGTGGGATCcctctggggttggggggtggctAGTGCTCTCACATCCCTCTAGGTCAGCCCAGAGAGCTCGTCCCCAGTTAAAGTGTCAAATTGTGAATCTCCAAGGAGTGAGCAGGTGGCAgggattccccccccccccacacctgCAACTCACCTCCATCTGAAGCCATCGTTTCAGGTTTGGGCACTAACTGTGGATGTCTGGAAGCCTCCAGAATGAGACAGTCAGGTCCAGCCCCCAGAAGGTAACCTGGCTCCAGTAGATATGCAGGGATCCAAGAAGGAGGAGGTAAAGATGAGATCAAAACAGAACTAGAATCTAGAACTCAAGGCATtctgcagtgggggaggggagggggcgatgtagggtgggggtagggagatATTCCACGAAAGACCTTGGTAAGTACGCAGTAACCAGGAATCCCCTCCAAACCAGAGTATGGCAACACAGTTGTACACCTTTTTAGGGCAACTTGCAAATTCTTCCCCAGATTCCCAACCACATATTTCGCACCTGGGTTCCCTATACAATTCTTTACCAATATATCTAGTTTTGTGCCTTTCACTCCCATCCAGTTCTGTACCTGACTTCCTATTAATAGCAGGTTGTGGCAAACCCTTGACTTAATTCAATGTTGGCTGTATTTTCTGAACCAAATTCAGAGCACACAGTCTATGTACTTAAGGATCCAGGGAACAGAATGTTTGAAATCAGGTTTGTCTTAGAAGTCTGTGTATGCACATCATTTCCTTGCAAAGCTGTCCTAAAGTTCCCAAGTCATTTACTATCATCACCTCTGCAGTCCACAGAAGCCTCAGCCTTACCTTTGGCTGAAAAGCCCCACTCTATCCAAAACTGCCATTCAGCCTAAAATTTCAAGACCAAAAAGTCCCTTTTGTTcgttaaattattttcattgttttaaatttttgctaaATAGTTTTCGTTTTTAAAATAGGTTAACACATCAGCGTGGTTCAAGTCAAACTGTGCAAAATGGGATATATAGCAAGTCTCCCTCCACTCCTTACCTCTGGAACCGAGTTCTTTAACCCTGAGGAAATTGCAGAGGTTTTTTCATTCAACTACAAGTAAATAAAAActatattctaaaaaaaaaaaattttttttcaggttattCTGGTTGTAAAGTTAATATACATTACAGTGTTTTTGTCGGTATAAATAATACAGCAACGATCACATTTGTAATGATATCTAGGTtccaattttcatttctttaaactaGAGGCGTATACGGATAATTTGTACGTTCTTTTAAAAGTCTAAATACTCCTAGGAGGTGCATCTTATTATGCTATTATTAGCTACTCACCACTATAAGAAAGAGCGTTGAATTTGTGGTagagacctgagtttgaatcttggTTCGACCATTAAAACATACTTCACCAGTTTCATAAAATAACTTCACGCTCTCTGCGCGGGACATAATATTCAATACCCATCATGCACTCTTTACCGCCAATATTTTGAAATAGGGCGAGGGAACCGGATGtaaaagaggggagggaagaaaactttcttctttcttccctaagGTAAAAGGGGCTCTGGACCCTGGAGCCTTTGTTCCTCCAAGTACTAGAAACCCACTGCCTCTGAAATGGGTGTGCATCTTGGGATAAAGACAGGATTCTATTCGTTAATGTTCAGTCTATACCCATCCCTACCCCCCTCCAACGCatagcagtgcctggcacacagtgggcacaTTCCACTTGTCTTACGACCCCTGCGAGGTTGCGACTGGGTTGCAACAGGCCAAGTCCTGCGCTAGTGCGCGCCCTTACGGCCAGGGGGAGAAGGGCCTAAACTGGACTACATTTCCCGGCGTGCTTCTAGAGCGAGGCTTCCGGCTGTACAGAAAGGAAGTTGACAAACACGTGAGGACCCCAGTTAGAGGCAGCTGCGCACGGAATTGGAACCTTTGGCAGCCGCGTGGTAATGTTTCTCCAGTATTACCTCAACGATCAGGGAGAACGGGTCTATACCCTGAAGGTGAGAAGAAGAAACAGGTTGTAAAAGAGTATGGCGAGAAATGTAGTTGGGAGGAGCGGTCGAGACAAGCCAGTGAGTTGCCTGGCTGGCCGCGGGGAACTGGAAAGCCGGGAGCCAGGCGTGGTAGAAGCAGGAGTGTATGACTGCTTGATCTGACCGTCGCGTCTCCTGTCTTCCTGTTCACCTTTTTGGCGCGGCCCCTTCCCCATACCCCCTCCATCTCCCTTTTGACCCCAGTGATTGGGTTTTCCCACCGCTCCAGTCCTTAGAttatgttctctttttccttctcgaGCAGAAACTCGACCCTATGGGACAACAGACCTGCTCGGCCCATCCTGCTCGGTTCTCCCCAGACGACAAATACTCTAGACATCGAATCACCATCAAGAAACGCTTCAAGGTGCTCATGACCCAGCAACCGCGCCCTGTCCTCTGAGGATCTCTTAAAAGTTCGTGTCTCTTCTGCTGCCTGCTAGCCCTCGAGAGACTCTGAAATCAAGCTCTTCAGTCTGTGAGCCTTGGAGCCTTCTTACGGCCCTTGCTCTTTGGAATCCGGTCTCATCATTGCCCTTGATCATGTTTGTGTGAAGATACCATCCCGTTTTAAGGGGAAGAAGtttgaattttcatattttgaatcACTGCCAGGTTattaaaatgatttgaaagagCTCTTATCTTGTATGTTGTGGGAAGAAAGGagtggtttaaaaacaaaaacgagGAAGATGAGAGGGAAGAGTACCCCAGGGGTATGAGACCTCTTGGAAGGAAAACGTGATTACTGTAGCAGGAGTAGTGCTGTGAGTCATAGGAGAgtgctggggaaggggaagagaggtTGAGAAGGACTCTTCTGCAGCTGTCAGCATTCACTGAAGAATACCCCTCTGGTCACTTAAGTAATTTCTTGCCCCTTGATATGACATTGGACTCAAAATGGAAGAGTTGCTTGAAAAGTAATAGCAGCTGTATTGTAGAGGGGAGGCATTGAACTGAAAGCCAGGAGACCAGGATTCTCTCCTCTTTGTGTAACTTTGAGAAAGTAAACTTGTTtagttccatttttttaaatcatttctaagttctCTTCCAACTCCAAAATTAATAGGATTCATTGGTGGATCTTAATATATCTAAGTTTTGTCCACAGTGTCCAACCATTGTAAATGAGAATGCCtttattgggggagggtataactca contains:
- the NOP10 gene encoding H/ACA ribonucleoprotein complex subunit 3, encoding MFLQYYLNDQGERVYTLKKLDPMGQQTCSAHPARFSPDDKYSRHRITIKKRFKVLMTQQPRPVL